From Cognatishimia activa, one genomic window encodes:
- a CDS encoding DMT family transporter produces the protein MTPTNNLKGALLSLAAFTVYASHDVIIRYLGGIYAPMQVLFFASLLSFPLLTLMMITSDEQARLRPIHPWWVAARSLTMVLGGICGFYAFSALPMAQVYSILFTVPLLITLIAIPVLGERVGIHRAGAVVLGLVGVLIVVRPGAEPLSLGHIAGLCAALCVATQSVIARRIGNEESQVVMMLYPFAAIFITMSIALAFNYKPMPLFDFAAIGAVAVMGFIAAFLLVGAYRSGEAAIVAPMQYSQIVWATIYGAMFFDEFPDEQTLIGAGVIILSGIYIVVREAAAGNSANTPVLRNRTRAIAPGGFRISTHLRRRPKPKSET, from the coding sequence ATGACCCCCACGAATAATCTCAAAGGCGCCCTGCTCTCGCTCGCTGCCTTCACGGTTTACGCATCACACGATGTGATCATCCGGTACCTCGGCGGTATTTACGCACCGATGCAGGTCTTGTTCTTTGCAAGTCTGCTGTCATTCCCGCTTCTCACACTTATGATGATCACCTCCGATGAACAGGCGCGTTTGCGCCCCATCCACCCTTGGTGGGTCGCTGCGCGATCTTTGACAATGGTTTTAGGTGGCATTTGTGGGTTTTACGCCTTCTCTGCGCTGCCGATGGCACAGGTCTATTCAATCCTGTTTACTGTTCCACTATTGATCACTCTGATCGCTATTCCGGTCCTGGGAGAACGCGTTGGCATCCATCGAGCTGGTGCCGTGGTGCTGGGACTCGTGGGGGTGTTGATCGTCGTTCGCCCCGGAGCAGAACCGCTTTCACTTGGCCACATCGCCGGGCTCTGCGCGGCATTGTGCGTCGCAACACAATCAGTCATCGCACGCCGGATTGGCAATGAGGAAAGTCAGGTCGTGATGATGCTCTACCCTTTTGCCGCGATCTTTATCACGATGAGCATCGCCCTCGCATTTAATTATAAGCCAATGCCGCTTTTCGATTTCGCAGCGATTGGCGCTGTTGCCGTCATGGGCTTCATTGCTGCATTCCTATTGGTAGGGGCCTATCGATCAGGTGAAGCGGCCATCGTTGCGCCAATGCAGTACAGTCAGATCGTTTGGGCAACCATTTATGGGGCCATGTTCTTTGACGAATTTCCGGACGAGCAGACCCTTATTGGCGCTGGCGTGATCATCCTGAGCGGCATCTACATCGTGGTCCGCGAAGCCGCGGCGGGCAACTCTGCCAACACCCCTGTTTTGAGAAACCGGACGCGCGCGATTGCACCTGGCGGGTTTCGTATTTCGACTCACCTGCGCCGCAGACCAAAGCCCAAGTCTGAAACCTGA
- the leuB gene encoding 3-isopropylmalate dehydrogenase, giving the protein MSNPSLLILPGDGIGQEVMAQVRRIIEWYGDKRGLKFDVSEDLVGGAAYDAHGTPLHDDTMAKAQEADAVLLGAVGGPAYDNLDFSVKPERGLLRLRKEMDLFANLRPAQCFDALADFSSLKKDIVAGLDIMIVRELTSGSYFGEPRGIFEENGQRVGINTQRYTEAEIDRVARSAFELARRRNNKVVSMEKANVMESGILWREVVERVHQESYSDVELSHMYADNGAMQLVRAPKQFDVILTDNLFGDILSDCAAMLTGSLGMLPSASLGAPMENGRPKALYEPVHGSAPDIAGEGKANPCACILSFAMALRYSFDQGEEATRLEKAVEQVLADGVRTGDLMQAEDAQPVSTSQMGDAILAALDASL; this is encoded by the coding sequence ATGAGCAACCCCTCTCTGCTGATCCTGCCGGGCGACGGTATTGGACAAGAAGTCATGGCTCAGGTGCGTCGTATCATCGAGTGGTATGGTGACAAACGCGGTCTGAAATTCGACGTGAGCGAAGATCTGGTGGGCGGCGCAGCATATGACGCGCACGGCACCCCTCTGCACGACGACACCATGGCAAAAGCACAAGAGGCGGACGCGGTACTTCTGGGTGCTGTTGGTGGTCCTGCTTATGACAATCTGGACTTCTCTGTGAAACCAGAGCGTGGTCTTCTGCGCCTGCGTAAAGAGATGGATCTTTTTGCAAACTTGCGCCCAGCGCAGTGTTTTGACGCTTTGGCTGATTTCTCCTCATTGAAAAAAGACATCGTTGCCGGCCTCGACATCATGATCGTGCGCGAGCTGACATCCGGGTCTTACTTTGGTGAGCCACGCGGCATCTTCGAAGAAAACGGTCAGCGCGTCGGCATTAACACCCAGCGTTACACCGAAGCGGAAATTGACCGCGTTGCACGCTCTGCCTTTGAACTGGCACGCCGTCGCAACAACAAAGTTGTGTCCATGGAAAAAGCCAACGTTATGGAATCTGGCATTCTGTGGCGTGAGGTTGTTGAGCGCGTGCATCAAGAGTCCTACTCTGATGTCGAACTCTCCCACATGTATGCCGACAACGGCGCGATGCAGCTGGTACGTGCACCTAAGCAGTTTGACGTCATCCTGACCGATAACCTCTTTGGCGACATTCTATCTGATTGCGCGGCGATGCTGACAGGTTCTCTGGGCATGCTGCCATCCGCATCCTTGGGTGCACCGATGGAAAACGGTCGTCCGAAAGCGCTTTACGAGCCGGTTCACGGTTCCGCACCAGACATTGCGGGTGAAGGCAAAGCAAACCCATGCGCATGTATCCTGAGCTTCGCAATGGCACTGCGCTACAGCTTTGATCAGGGCGAAGAAGCGACCCGTCTTGAAAAAGCGGTTGAGCAAGTTCTGGCAGACGGCGTGCGCACGGGCGACCTGATGCAGGCAGAAGATGCGCAGCCCGTGAGCACATCCCAAATGGGTGATGCGATCTTGGCCGCGCTGGATGCATCTCTGTAA
- a CDS encoding endonuclease/exonuclease/phosphatase family protein, whose translation MRDIFRETPKVQSTSRTIVQYRPDILIIQSFDYDAQFAALKALAVLLNRAELDLAYLYAPRPNTGIPTGFDIDGNGRTNDPRDAQGYGRFPGQSGIAVLSRYPIDQDAVETFSHLLWKATTQFDEIESFLPREAIAIQRLASVAYAAIPFTINDKKLWVLTHHATPPVFDGPEDRNGHRNADENLFWLGELSSKRYDAPYVLAAQMNVDPFLGEGHHHVISDILTSNLLNDPFENWPHSDAHTVTYHSPGPGNLRVSYVLPSPDLEVISAGLSPPFEGQTDSSRHRLVWIDVALPE comes from the coding sequence TTGCGTGACATTTTTCGCGAAACGCCAAAAGTTCAGTCCACCTCACGAACTATCGTTCAGTACCGGCCAGATATTCTAATCATTCAGAGCTTTGATTACGACGCTCAGTTCGCAGCACTGAAAGCTCTAGCAGTGCTTTTGAATCGCGCAGAGCTGGACCTCGCCTATCTTTATGCTCCGCGACCAAACACCGGAATTCCAACAGGTTTTGATATTGACGGGAATGGGCGAACCAACGACCCAAGAGATGCGCAGGGCTATGGTCGCTTTCCAGGGCAATCCGGAATCGCGGTCTTATCGCGCTATCCGATCGATCAGGATGCAGTAGAAACCTTCTCTCATTTACTGTGGAAAGCGACGACGCAGTTTGATGAAATTGAGAGCTTTCTTCCTCGTGAGGCGATTGCTATTCAGCGTTTGGCCTCCGTTGCTTACGCTGCCATCCCTTTCACAATTAACGACAAAAAACTTTGGGTGTTGACCCACCATGCTACACCGCCTGTGTTTGATGGCCCGGAGGATAGAAATGGGCATCGCAACGCCGATGAAAACCTATTTTGGCTAGGTGAACTCAGTTCCAAGAGATACGATGCACCCTATGTGCTTGCTGCGCAAATGAACGTCGACCCCTTTCTCGGTGAGGGGCATCACCACGTTATCTCCGACATTCTGACATCAAACTTACTCAACGATCCCTTTGAAAATTGGCCACACAGTGATGCCCATACGGTCACTTATCACTCCCCAGGCCCCGGCAATTTGCGAGTGAGCTATGTGTTACCATCTCCTGATCTGGAGGTGATCTCCGCAGGCCTGTCGCCCCCATTTGAGGGACAGACCGACAGTAGTCGACATCGATTGGTTTGGATTGACGTCGCTTTGCCGGAATAA
- the leuD gene encoding 3-isopropylmalate dehydratase small subunit translates to MDKFTTLTGVAAPMPLVNIDTDMIIPKVFLKSIARTGFGKNLFDEMRYNRDGTEIEDFVLNKPQYRSAEILIAGDNFGCGSSREHAPWAIADFGIKCVVSTSFADIFFNNCFKNGILPVVLPQEQVDILMADAEKGENARMTVDLEAQEITTSDGEVIKFDVDAHRKHCLLEGLDDIGQTMQKKASIDAFEAQASAARPWV, encoded by the coding sequence ATGGACAAGTTTACAACACTGACCGGCGTTGCTGCGCCAATGCCTTTGGTAAATATCGACACCGATATGATCATCCCAAAGGTGTTCCTGAAATCCATCGCCCGCACCGGCTTTGGCAAGAACCTCTTTGATGAGATGCGCTACAACCGCGACGGCACAGAAATCGAAGATTTCGTGCTGAACAAACCACAGTACCGCAGCGCAGAAATCCTGATCGCAGGCGACAACTTCGGTTGCGGCTCCTCTCGTGAGCACGCGCCTTGGGCGATCGCAGACTTCGGCATCAAATGCGTAGTCTCCACAAGCTTCGCAGACATCTTCTTTAACAACTGCTTCAAGAACGGCATTCTGCCGGTTGTCTTGCCGCAAGAGCAGGTCGACATCCTGATGGCAGATGCGGAAAAAGGCGAAAACGCGCGTATGACCGTTGATCTGGAAGCGCAGGAAATCACGACATCCGATGGCGAAGTCATCAAGTTCGATGTGGATGCACACCGCAAGCATTGCCTGCTGGAAGGTCTGGATGACATCGGTCAAACCATGCAGAAGAAAGCGTCTATCGATGCATTCGAGGCACAAGCTTCTGCAGCGCGCCCTTGGGTTTGA
- a CDS encoding glycosyltransferase family 4 protein, translating into MSDGSSQQRPRVLVIAEAANPEWVSVPLVGWSLSQALREVAEVHLVTQVRNRDAILRAGLTEGDEFTAIDTEWAAKAGHKLAERLRMGANRGWTTVRLIESLLYPIFERTVWKQFGADIKTGKYDLVHRVTPLSPTANSLLARKCRKAGVPFVMGPLNGGVPWPKEFVAAQVKEREFLSFVRNVYKLNPFRRQTLNNAKAIVVGSRHTGSEIPDALQGKTIFIPENAVDPQRFNQPAVPYENGPVRGCFIGRLVPYKGCDMLIEAAQPMLADGRMTLDVLGDGPELATLKELAQTLGVADAVTFHGWVEHQKVQDVARKSHLLTFPSIREFGGGVVLEAMALGLVPVICDYAGPAELVTDETGFKVPMGTRDQIVAKFRETLDSICQTPSQLAPMAQAARSTIQDHFTWSAKARQLRQVYDWALQGTPKPEPLSGHIAKLAKTA; encoded by the coding sequence ATGTCTGACGGCTCCAGCCAACAAAGACCGCGTGTCTTAGTGATCGCCGAGGCGGCAAACCCCGAGTGGGTGAGCGTGCCTTTGGTGGGCTGGTCCCTCTCGCAAGCCTTGCGAGAGGTTGCTGAAGTGCATCTCGTCACTCAGGTCAGAAACCGCGACGCGATCCTGCGTGCCGGACTGACCGAGGGGGATGAGTTCACGGCCATCGATACGGAATGGGCGGCAAAAGCAGGCCATAAGCTGGCAGAACGCCTGCGCATGGGTGCAAACCGGGGCTGGACCACGGTGCGCCTGATCGAAAGCCTGCTTTACCCGATCTTTGAACGCACGGTCTGGAAACAGTTCGGTGCGGATATCAAAACCGGCAAATACGATCTGGTGCATCGCGTGACACCTCTGTCACCGACCGCCAATAGCCTACTGGCGCGTAAATGCCGCAAAGCCGGGGTGCCTTTTGTCATGGGGCCGCTGAATGGCGGTGTGCCGTGGCCGAAGGAATTCGTTGCGGCGCAGGTGAAGGAGCGCGAGTTCCTGTCGTTTGTGCGCAATGTCTATAAGCTTAATCCATTCCGTCGTCAGACACTGAACAATGCCAAAGCCATCGTTGTTGGCTCCCGTCATACCGGATCAGAGATCCCTGATGCCCTGCAGGGCAAAACGATCTTCATCCCGGAAAATGCCGTGGACCCACAGCGTTTCAATCAACCTGCCGTGCCTTATGAAAACGGCCCCGTTCGGGGATGTTTCATCGGTCGGCTCGTGCCTTACAAAGGCTGCGACATGTTGATTGAAGCCGCCCAGCCGATGCTGGCGGATGGTCGCATGACATTGGATGTGCTGGGCGATGGCCCGGAACTCGCTACGCTGAAAGAACTCGCTCAGACCTTGGGAGTTGCAGATGCTGTGACCTTCCATGGCTGGGTCGAGCACCAAAAGGTTCAGGACGTTGCGCGCAAATCGCATCTTCTGACCTTCCCGTCGATCCGAGAGTTCGGTGGCGGTGTTGTTCTAGAAGCCATGGCCTTGGGGCTGGTTCCCGTGATCTGCGATTATGCAGGTCCGGCAGAACTGGTTACGGATGAGACTGGTTTCAAAGTGCCCATGGGCACAAGAGATCAGATCGTCGCCAAGTTCCGCGAGACGCTCGACAGCATTTGTCAGACACCAAGCCAGCTTGCGCCGATGGCGCAGGCGGCTCGCTCAACCATTCAGGACCATTTCACATGGTCCGCCAAAGCGCGCCAGCTGCGCCAGGTCTATGACTGGGCGCTGCAGGGCACACCGAAACCAGAACCTCTTTCGGGTCACATCGCCAAATTGGCAAAAACCGCGTGA